In Pongo pygmaeus isolate AG05252 chromosome 19, NHGRI_mPonPyg2-v2.0_pri, whole genome shotgun sequence, the genomic stretch ccttcgcagccatgcagaactctgagccaattaaacctcttttgcttataaattacccagtctcaggcattctttagagcagtgtaaaaatgaactaatatacatGAATTCAAATGATAATACTTAAGAGACTCATGTCCAAAGGATAACAGGAGCAGTTTTAGAACAAAACTAAAATGAAGGATCTAAAGTGCTGTACTGGGTTCTCTTGACTTACCCAGTGAGCAACGTTATGACCTTGGGCAGGCCCCTTTACAttgtgcaatgtggaattgaaatgcGATGGTGGATGGAATCTTGTCTTGAACCTAATTCTATGGGAAGCATTTAATATTTCATCATGACATATGTTTGTTGTAGGCATTTGGTGCTTACCTTTTATTACCTCATGCAAGTATTTTGCTAAGAGgggtttcatttgtttgtggtgtttggtttgtttgcttgcttgttttttagagagacagggtctcattctgtcacctaggctggaattcagtgttgTGATCCtcacccactgcagccttgaactcctgggttgaagcgatcctcccacctcagcctcctgaatagctgggactgcaggcacatgccaccatgcctggtaaattttttaatttttttttaggagatggggtctcactctattgcccaagctggtctcaaactgttggcctctagtgatcctcccaccttgggttCCCAaacaggtgggattacagatgtgagccactgtacccaggcaAAAGATAACTTTGGAACACCAACTGAAAATGTTACTTACAATGAATCCTATATCCTCATTCTCATTTACTTATTTGGATGGAGTTTCCTGAAATTTGTCTCACTATCATCTAggatcctttttctttctccaactGGGAGATTGTGTCTGGTTTGGAAACTGCAAGCCCTGctcaggaaaagggaaaagacCCAAGGTACACACCCAGTCCCCAGGTGATCATCAGGCCCAGGTGAAAACTCAGGGCTTAGGTTCACATCCGGCCTTAagtggacacccaggccccaggtgATCACCAGTCCCCAGGTGGACACAAGGCCTTAGGTGAACAACAAGACCTGGTAGGCCATCAGGCCCCAGCTGGATACAGTCCCCAGGTGAACACAAGGCCCCCAGAGGGACATAGGCCCAAGGCAGACATCAGGCCCTAGGTGGACATCAGGCCTGAGGACATCCGGCCCCTGGTGAACATCAGGCACAGGTGTCCAAACAGGCCCTGGGTGGACATAACTGTGGACAGGTAAGGAGTTGACCTGGGGGGAGGGTGAGCAGTCAGCAGCCCAGTGGAGTCCTGAGTAGGTCTTAAGGAAGGAGGGGGCCGAGGGGACAGAACCTTAAAGAAGCAACCTCACTTCCTTGATGATGACACACATGAACAGAACTTAGAACTCTGGTAACCAGGCGCCCATATCCTAGAGTCAGTGCCGTAACCAGCTCACTTGGTGGGAGACGCTCAAGAGAGCAAGATGTTCTCATGTTGCTTCCCCATTTTGAGAGGTTGCTGCTTCAGGAATGGCGGGAGTGACAGCCTTTTCCGACGATGCCAAAGAAGGCTCATCCCTCACCCCAGATGCCTGTGGCCCTTTGTAAGAAGGCGCACCCAGGTACCACGGGGCAGCCCGGGGCAGGTCCTAGCAGGCCAGGCCATGCCAGAGATCCCATCGGGGCTGCATCTGCACATTGTCCCTGTCCAGGAGGAGATTTGGGAGCCCATGGAGGCACAGACACATGGTGAGGTGGCTGCAGCCTGGAAGACTTTGCAGGGGTGGTGCTTTTGGGCTGGAATTCCTTTGAATTCAGTGAGGTTGTCTCTGTGTTTGGAAATTCCAGTGGAAAGTGACTGATGCTGGTGACCCTTTCTCCATTTTCAGCTCCTGGTCAATATGCAGAAATAGCAACACCTGCGGCACCAGCTGTAGAGCCAGAGCCAGCATGGGAAGAGCCCCCTCCAGAGAGAGTGCTGGAGCTGGAGGGAGCTCCAGCCAAGGACCAGATCAAGGAGGATCTGCCTGAAATCATGGCACCTACTGTAGCCACTGGCCTTAGCCCTGGAGCTGAAAGCGTGGGTGGAGAGAGAAGTGGGAGGGAAAGGGTGACTAGCACAGCTTCAGCCAGCAGCTCCCATGCTGCCCCTcatcctgggcatggtggcaaacatgGAGGTGGGGACCAGGGCATTCAAACTGGACTCCTGTACATTGCTGGAAAGGAGGTTCTCTCATTCATTAGAACCACAGCCCTGCTGCTGCAGTGCCTGTTTGTTGTGCTAATACTGCTGGGGTATATCCTTGAGCAGAAGGTGCTCAAAAGCATTAAAAGAAGGCTGGGAAGAAGAGTTCCAGTAGCTCCTCCTGCTCTCAGACGCAATCTCCTCTGCCAGGCATGGATGCGTGTCTGCAACTGGGCATCCAGGCTGTTTGCCCCTAATGTGCTGCCCCGAACGGGCTCTTAACAggtgggcaggggttggggggacCAGGAGGTGGCTCCAAAGGGTACAACAAGGAAAGCTTTTAAAGACAGCTGTTGTGCCCCAGGCTCTCCATGCCACCACCTGCCCTACCATTTATTAATAGTGTTAGAATTACAAGtttatgaaatgaaatataaataaagtttgaTTTCTGAAACTTCTCACCTTTTTGAACTCCCTAATATTAGATGGTGTTTTTGAGGCTATCCTGAAAATCTCTGATAGTTGTGtcttttgttgtggttgtttgtGTGATTGAATTACCATCGAGTCAACTGTTATTGGAAACTTTTCAGGTATGGCTTTTAGAAGACCTTGACCCACTCTTGCCTGTTTTGACTCTCTGGTTTATTGTGGAAAGAGGGAAGATGTAGGCTCATGTCTCCGGCAGATCAATCACCTTTGGCCATCAAGGATTTGGCATCAGAGTTTCCAAGAATTATGTGTGCAAGTTGACACGCTGGTACTTTAGCTAATCTGGGTGTCAAAACAGAATGCCATAGACTAGGTAGCATAgaaaattgatttctcacagttctggagatggtAAAATCCAAGGTCAAATGGTCAGCAGATTCCGTGTCTGCAGAGGGctggcttcctggttcatagacagccATTTTTTTACTATGTCTTTACATGACAGAAGGGATGAGGGAGTTCTCTGCGGTCCCCTTGATAGGGGCaccaattccattcatgaggtcCCTGCCTTCATGAACTTTATCACCTTCCAAGGCCCCACCCCCAAATACTATCACATAGaattcaacacatgaatttgaggAGGACAATAACATTTGCTTTACAGAATCAGGTCACCCTGAGCCATATGCACTCACAGGAAATCTATAATCTTCTATTAAGTATTTGCTGGTCCCCTCTGGGGATTGTCTAAACAAAATTGTCTAAACAAAAATTTagacaatttttgttttctttaagaaaaatgatcTTTCATGTGATCCATGGTTTATtcatagaaaagcactgtgagtTCACACATTTGCTAAAAAGAAGGGCAATTGTGATACAAAAATGAGAGtgacctctctctctcacttctctctctctttaaccAACCCAATGGGCTGAGGCATTGTAGGGGCCCTTGGCTGGGCAGTAGGACTTGAGTAGCCATGAACAGCAAATACAACTTCTTGGTCAGTTTGGAGTAGAAAAGGTGACAGTttgtcaacaaaagaaaaagtaaagcagATGGGGAAGTTCTTATTTCGCATTCTAGCTATACCACCCCTTCTTTATCAAACTCCACCCCCAACTCAGGATCTAACACATAAAAGAGTAAACACGAAGGCACTGGCAACCAACTGACTCTTCTGAATGTCCTTGCTGTCTCCTCCAACAATTCCAGGCTGAGCATAGGGGTCGGGAAGGTAGCAGGAACATGACGATACACTGTGGAGGGCAGCCAGGGCTAAGACAGGGCTGCTCACTAGGGCTAGAAATTAGGAAGGGAGAGGCTAAGTGCAGACCAGCCCTAGCCTCCAAGTCAGCAAGCATTGGACTGTgacaaaagcaggcagaggaagctTGAGGTAGAAAGGCAGGGGAAGAAAGCAAGTACGGGGCAAGAAGGGAACTGTGCAGTGAAAGCAGCCAATCTGATGGCAGAGGGAGACTGGTGCTTAGAAGCTCATTTGGTGAGAGGGAATGAATAGAGGAGGCACAGAGATGGGGAACAAACATTTAACTAGTGAGAGAGATTGAAGACGAATGCGAAGAGAAACCTCGCAAAAAGGACACATTCATGCAGATCCTCAAAGATGAACATGCAGTCATCCCTATATGTAGAAATATGCTCAGTTACCCATATAAAAACACAGATGCATGGAGAGCaagcatacacacagacacatatttcTACACATGTGCTCATGTGTGCccagatacacacacactaaaCATGCAAAACATGACAGCATTTACACATAGATATGCACCCTCACATGTACACAAATGTTACATCCTCACACAGAGACCCACCGTCCAGTGTGCACGTATCCACACAGGTACACAGCCATAGAACTGACATACATACACATCAACATATAATGTGCACATACAGACAGGCATGCACAGATACATCTATGCACATAGACACATGTACTCAGTCATACAGATACACTCTCTAACACAAAGGTGACCAGTGTCGATGAATATTTTGAGCTCCGTGGCTTCCCAGACCTTCATCTTTTCCCTGCACTTGTTTCAAAGGTGCTCAGCAGACTCCTGGCGAGGCTgtgtgaggcaggggcaggagcttCAGAGTCCTCACAGCTTTGTGAGGCAAAAGTCTGAGTCCAGTCCTGGCCTGTGCCGCTCACCCACCACTGGGCTATTAATGTCCTGTCTGTAGGTGAGAGATTCTGCATAGACTAGTCTTGGGATTTTTTCAAACTGGCCATTTTTCTCCTTGGCACCCCCACTATCCCACTGGTAATGGCATACACTCTGCAAGGGAAACCTGAGAAATGGTTGTGAGTCTCCTCAGTCAATAAGCATATCCTCCCACCCACAGCTACCTCAAGCGCCCATCAAATCAGAACCAGGATTATAAGTACTTATGACTTTACAGTAATTGGTGACACATATACTATAGTTTTTACAGTACCATAAATGCATCTATTTCTCTGGTTAAGCAATCTCTGAGATGGAACAGTGTTCTGTGTTTGCCAAGGGAGACAGGGCCAATGCCCAGGACACGCAGGACATAGGGGCAGAAGGTGGCATATCGTGGGGGTTTCTGGTTGATTTGCAGGGCCTAATTCCTCCATCGACAATGGGCTGTAGTGAGAAGCTTGCCAAGGTATACATTTTGACTAGAATTGGACTCTCCCCATCCTTAGCCCTGTGATCCTTTGGCCTTAGCCACAGGTGCTCAGAGTCCTCTCAGTGTGGACAAATGTTTCAGTGTTTTTGGCCTGACCTGATACTCCCTGGGGACCCAGGCTGCCTGAACGGTGAGCTGTCTGCTTTCTCAGCCAAAGGGCTCTcgaaccagcagcatcagctttTTCTTGCCTTTGTAGATCTGTTTGTGGTTGCTGATGAACAGGGCAAATTGCAAGTAGCCATCCTAGGGCAGCAGGAGGGTCACCCAAGCCTTGCTTAGAAACTCAATGAACTGTCCATACTGGCAATGGCTGATGTGTGTTAGGTGTAGTGTGTTGATGTAAGCATTGCATCGGCAACTCGCTCAATGGAGCTCTGTCAGTGGAGATGAGCTTTCCAGAACTGCGGTGGCCTGGGGTGCcagccaggccaggtgcagtcacCGTGCAGCCCTGCACACAGGATGTCTGAAAGCACCATGGCAATGTGCACTCTTCACCACCAGGGAGATGAGAACTGCCAGCTCATTCTTGCCCAGAGAGTGGCTGAGGGCACAAACCCAGAGCACATCATTGATGGCTGGGTGGGTATCCTGGTTATGAGCCAGGTTAAGATGGCTCATGGCCAATGAGGCCAGCTTGAAGGCATGGAGCACGTAGCCACGGAGCTCCATGTAGCAGGCAATGGTGAACAGCTGTGAATGGGTCATGCCACCGGCAGCAGCCTCAGTGGCAATCTGGCAGGCTGCCTCAAAGCCAATGTGGTCTTTCTCACAGAGTGTAAGGGCTGACAGGGCACAGCTCTGTGGATGCTTCATAGCACACTGCAGGGCCAGTGTGCAAGCACAGCTAGCCAGTTCCTCCCACTGTGGATAGTCAAGACTGAGGCACAGGATAGTGGTGTGGGATATGGCTGTGGCAGCTACAATACTAGCAGCCTCTGTAGGGGTGAAGAGTGTGTACCAGCTCTGCAAGATGCTCCCTGGGGCCCACACACCTGTCAGGGAGAGCCTGAGCTCAGCCGTGGCCATCTGGGTCCTGATTCAGGTCAGCTCAGATTACTGTGTGGGGTTTGAACTTGGCCTGCAGAGATGAGTTCTCCCTCCTCCTCGGCAACCTTGAGATGATCTGAGGCAAACCAGGGCAAGGGAAGCATCCCAGATGGCCAAACCTTGTTTGGGGTCTCTTCCTATCCCTTCCTTCCTCAGGTCAGAGGGTTGAAGGTTTCTGCAGGTGCTCTTAGCCCCTCACAAGGATGGAGCAGTAGAGCCTGGGGTTTGCTTGCCCCGAGGCCAGGGTTGCAGATCTGCCAGGGGTTCTAGCTGAAGTGGGGCCTCTCAGGGTAGAGTCTTGTGCTGGGGCTTTGGGCTTTAGAAACGGTCCTGAGCCTCCAAGCTGTCTGGGGTTTCTCACAAGCATGGACAGGGATGGGGACAAAATCACCAGGCCCACTATCTCCCAAGGGCACACTTGAGTATTGGGCAGCTGAAAATTCATTCTCTTAGACATGTCTCTGATGAGAGGGTCAAAGTGCTGCTGACATCAGAATATGGTTGGTTTAAGCAGTGAGGACAGAACTTGGGCTGGCTGAACAGAGGCCATCTTCTCCCACCAGCAGCCCCATCCTTTCTTAGGCCATCAAGAATAGGAATATGAGAGCTCTAAGGATTCATTGTCCTGTCCCAAGAGTAGCGTATAGAAACTCCTTTCCCGTGGGAGTAGAGGGAGGTGGGCGATACCCACTTCTGTAGCACAGGTCACCAACCATTGTACCATCTCTCCGCGTCTGCAGTTAAGGGATGATAAGTTCATCGCATCACCTGTAAGCCAGGTTCCAGGGCCACGTTGAGCAGGGTGCTGTCAGTACTACTGTTAGTGGGAGTAGCAAACTTGAACGCATTTTGGGCCACTTTGAAGATGAGGGGGGAAGAATGAATGTGCTTCTGCATTGCTCCCAGAATTGTTCAGAGCCTCAAAGTGTCTCCTTTGGCAGCAGTCAGCATGGTGGAGGCCAGTTCCCACCGCTGTGATTCCAAGTGTCCAAGCGTGAACCAGGGAGGATAATGGCTGGGGCACCAGAGACACCATACAATGAGTGAGGGACGTGTCACCTGCACAACCTGAATTTTGTAAAACAGGTAACCTTATGACACGTAAGCCTAATTTATAGGCAGGGTCTGGATCGTGAGACAGCAGAGCTGAGAACAAATACTTGGCAGAGATATGCATGGAAACGCTCTCTCGGTGGATGACTTCTCCCAGATCCCTGAAAGGGCCCCCTTCCAGCAGCAAGATGCACTATTTTTGGAGTGTTTGCACTGGGTCATCATCCAATTGCAGCTCTTGGAGTTGACTGAGGAGCTGCTCCTCATTATGGCACACCTTGTCCTGTGCACCTGATGCAGCTTCCAGGGCCAATGACAAGTAGGACTCACTGCTGTTTGGGGAGCTTACAGCCACAGGTACATGTTGGTACACGGGGGGTCTGCTTTCATTCATATCTAGGTAGCCGTCATGATTCAGGAGGCAGGCCTCAGTCAAAGTGAGAAACAGGCAGCCGATGGGATCCAGGGGGTGGCCCACCCAGCCTTCCAGGTTTGTGATGTTTGTGGTTCCTCTCTGCAGTGCTTCTTTCTTCTGATGCTTGTAGATTTTCAGGTGCCACCACTGCTGAACCTCAGAGTATTAATAATAGCCACAGTGAGTCTGAGGGCCTCTTTTGGATAACCATGGGAATGTGGGGCATCAACTCGAACACAGGCTGTGGCACCTGCTCAAACCACAGTGGCTGGCCTTGGGAATTAAAGAGTagtcttggccgggtgtggtggctcatgcctgcaatcccagcattttgggaggccgaggtgggcggatcatgaggtcaggagatcaagaccatgctggccaacgtggagaaaccccgtctctactgaaaatacaaaaaatttagctgggcgtggtgacgggcccctgtagttccagctacttgggaggctgaggcaagagaatggcgtgaacccgggaagtggagcttgcagtgagctgagatcgttccactgcactccagcctgggtgacaaagtgagactctgtctcaaaaaaaaaaaaaaaaaaaagattagctgggcatggcagcatgtgcctgtaatcccagctattggggaggctgaggcaagagaattgcttgaacccgggaggtggaggttgcagtgagcccatatcgtgccactgcactccagcctggcaacagagctactagactctgtctcaaaaaaaaaaaaaaattgtgcagaTCCCTGAAAATAtgattatatacattttcttttttgttttgttttggcttggttttttgagacgcagtttcactcttgtgcccagcctggagcagtggtgcgttctcggctcactgaaacatctgcctccagggttcaagccattctcccacctcagcctttcaaccaagtagctactttttttttttttttgagatggagcttcactcttgtcacccaggctggagtgcaatggtaagttctcggctcactgcaacatccgacTTCAGGCTTCAAgtgattatcccacctcagcctcccgagtagctgggattacaggctcccaccaggaagctcagctaatttttttgtatttttagtagagacgaggtttcatgatgttagcaaggctggtctcaaactcctgacctcaagtgatccgcctgcctcggcctcccaaagtgctgggattgcaagcatgagccaccatgcccagcctgattatatacattttcaataaacatatatgaaaaTGGGCTCTGGCATTTTAATAATTAGAAGaccaaaatcaataaaaatgtaataacattaCCCactaaccagaatatataaaagaaagactGACAAAATCAGGTGTTGGAAAGGACATCTAATTAGAATGCTCTTAAACTTGTGGTTGGGTTGTATATTAGTCAAAAAAATCTTTGGAAttacaaaaattgataaattgtgtgtatttgtggtgtaccacattatacatatatacacacacagacacacattgtAGAATAGCTAAatctgtatatatagatatatagccACAGacatacattgtagaatggctaaatcaagctaccTAGCATATCAGTTAGCTTagatacttatctttttttttttaatttttttatttttagatggagtctccctctgtcacccaggctagagtgcaatggtgcaatctcggctcactgcaacctctgcctcccaggttcaagcgattctcctgcctcagcctcctgagtggctgggattacaggcgcccgccaccaggcttggctaatttttgtatttttagtagagatggggtttcaccatcttagccaggctggtctcaaactcctgaccttgtgatgcacccacctcggcctcccaaagtgctgggattacaggcatgagccactgtgcctggccaatcaatacttatctttttgtgtgtgtttgctgaGAACATTAAAATCTGCTGTCAGCAATTTCAAAtattaccactttttttttttttttttttgagacggagtctcactctgcctcccaggttagagtgcagtggcacgatctcggctcactgcaagctctgcctcccaggttcacgccattctcctgcctcagacttccaagtagctgggactacaggcacccaccaccatgcccggctaattttttgtatttttagtagagaaggggtttcactgtgttagccaggatggtctcgatctcctgacctcgtggtccacccgcctcggcctcccagagtgctgggattacaggcgtgagccaccacgcccggccaccacattgttgttaactatagtcaacaTGTTTTACAATAGAGCTCTTGAGCTTTTTCCTCCTAGCTGACATTTTTAGTGACATGCACTGCATTTGAACATATGCAGTTACTATGACCAAGCTATTTTATTTGTAGGGCTGTACTTAACTAAAATATACATGTGTACCAAAAGAAATTAACAAGAATGTTCACAGTGGCTTTATTcctaatagccccaaactggaaacaaaccaatgtccatcaacagtagaattGATAGATGTGCCATATTCATGCAGAGCACCACCGAGCCGGGAAAAGAAATGAACTGCTTCATGAAACCGCATGAAGGAGTGTCACAAATGGAATGCTGGGCCAAAGAAGCCACACACGAAACCATTCCTACTGAATGGCCTTCCATGCATCCATTTATGAAACAAGCAACACTAATTGGGGCTGCTAGAAACCAGGTGACTCTTTGCTTTGACAAGACAGATGGGCAGTGGTTAGGGAGCAGACCTTCAGGAGAGGGATTTCcagattgttatttttatttcattttcttggacTGTGTGGTAGCTCCAAGCATGTGTTCTCTTTGTGATAAATTACTGAGCAGTAGAATAACAGGATTCCTGTGTATATTATACTCTATTAAATgtatttgaattcatttttgccATTGGGACAAAAATTATTATATTGGTGgattttaagtgtatatttattaaatattgacaAATGTATGTCAGTGTAATACAAATCTCTATGAAGATCTACAATATTTGTCCACATATATTTTGTCTtatcccctttctttttttcttctgggatTCCAATTAAATATAATAGGTATATGTTGGAATTTTTGATATTGTTCTGAGGGTctctgagacttttttttctttttctttcttttttttttttttttttttttgagatggagtcttgctctgttgcccaggctggagtgcagtggtgccatctcggctcactgcaagctctgcctcccaggttcacgccattctcctgcctcagcctcccgagtagctgggactacaggcacctgccacctagcctggctaattttttgtatttttttagtagagacagggtttcatcatgttagccaggatggtctcgatctcctgacctcatgatctgcccgcctcggcctcccaaagtgctggaattacaggcatgagccaccacacccggcgagactattttttttcaagtatcttttttctctcttctttagaTTCAATAATACTGATCTTTTTTCAAGTTCACTGCTCTTCTTCTGTTATCTTCATTCTGCTGTTAAGTCTattgatgaatttttttatttagacattgcattttttttagttCTAGAGTTTACAGTTCATCGTTGTAGTTCTCCTCTACTgcaatttctgatttttatattattgcAAACCTAGATAGAGTCTGCCTTTAACCACATAGATTCTGCCATTAACATTACTTACTACACTTGCTTTATCAAATATCAATCCTCCTATCCATTCTTTTATCCATTATTAATCCTCCTTTTGGGGGGAATGAATTTCAGAGTAAATTGAAGATACcaataaatatttccttctaAATACTTAAACATATATATCATTTACTGGACTTCAACGATCTCTTTTCATGTATGTgagctttaaaatctttgtctgcTAATTTCAGCTGGCCTGCTTGACATCCCTTCACATCACAGGTAGAAGAGAGAACAAGGATGAAAAAGCAGCAGAACTCTCCCTTGGCCAAGAGCAAGCCAGGCAGCACGGGGCCTGAGCCCCCATCCCCCAGGCCTCCCCCAGGCTCCCAGGACCCCTTTCCCAGACTCCTCCTATGCAGAGGCCAGCGGAGCCCCTGGAGGGAATGCACAAGGTGAGTCTCTCCCCACTCCTGTCGTAATGCAGACACATAAGGAGTTTGCTCAGGGCACaggtacaaacacacacacacacacacacacacacacacacacacacacacacacacacctgctcaGCCCTGAGCCAGGATTACAGGGCACAGGCTTTGTGGACAGAGACACTCACCTGCTCCTTGCTGCCTGTGTCTGTCCTGACTTAGCTGTCCTCAGGCTCAAGGAACCCCTTGTCCTTCAATGGAGGAAGTGGCAACTAAAGTCCCTTCCCACCCCAGACCCCGATTTGCAGGTGGGGACGTGCCATGGAGCAGGCAGCCCACCCTCCCTGGTCTGTCCCTGCAGAGCCTGGTGGCACACCCGGTCCCACTGAAGCCATATGGAGCACCTGTACCCAGATCCCAGTCCCTGCAGGACCAGCCCACCAGAAACCTGGTTGCCTTCCTAGCCTCCCATGAGCCCGATCCTGCCATCCCCGCACCCACTGCCACGCCCAGTGCCTGAGGAGCTGTCAACGGCCAGAATGCAGACCCCACCTCTGAAGGACGTGGCCCCAGCCCGAACCCCCCAGCCTGGGTCTGCCCAGATAACGAGGCCCCACCCAAGGCAAGGACAGCCCTGCGGGCCCAGGGAAAAGCAGAGAACTAGTCGTGAGGAGAAGGAGGGCAGTGAAGGCGCGGGCCACATGGAGGAAGAGTGCAGGGCGGGAAGCGAGAGAAAGCTAGGGCACTGCCCTGCCGGGGTCAGCCATCCAGCTGAGGAGGCAACGTGGAGGGGTGGCATCTATCCCCGTGGGGAGCGTGGGAACAGAGAAACGCCCAGGGTGTTTCCgggcataagaaaaataaaaatgggcattGTCCATCCACAAATATGTATTGTGCTCCCGTTGTGTATCTGGCACTGCCCTGGTGCTGGGTCCCCTATGAGAAACAGTCATGGTCCTTGTGCCCCCATTTATAAGCTATGTCACTTCCAGCAGACTCTGAGATCCCTAGTGGGGAGCTGTACTCTCATCAAGCTGCTCTCATCAGCAGACAGGTTGGAGACAGACTTGTAGGCCTGCATGCTCCTGGGCTCCTCTTGAACTCCCAGCTCAGCCACTGGCTGTTTTCTACCCACAGATCTGAAAGGAGCCAGGGCAGACAGGCTCCAGCAATACAGTAACTCTTTTCTTGAGGAAGCCACCTTCTCCTGGCTGTCCAACACTGAAAGACCTTGGAAGTTTGAGGGAGTCCCTCTTGGCACTCTGATTTATCCAGAATGCACCCAATCACTCTCTACACACGCTCCtctccacacacatgcacacattcctCCAGCCTGATACCCTGCTGGGGTTCTCTTGCAGAGTTTTGTTATGAGGTCATCAGAGAGGTCGTGCTCCATGGGGCATTGAAGCACCACCGAGAAAAACCCCTGCAAGGCCAGTAAAGCATCTGAGAGGTATCTGAAGTCAGAAGGCCTGTGTTGGAATCCTAGCTTTTTCTGGCAGTGTGGTCTGGGTAATTTAACTTCTACCAGCACCATGTGTATAATGAACATCATCACAGCACATACCTCACAGATTGCTGAAAGGATTCAATGAAATGATGGATATGACTTACTTGCAGCATGCCTGACAGGGACATACAGTAAATGGGCAAGAACTGGGAGCTACTGTTATTATTGTGTTATTGTGATTATATTCAGCAGGAAGGAGGCCT encodes the following:
- the LOC129029890 gene encoding CMT1A duplicated region transcript 15 protein-like protein isoform X1: MFSCCFPILRGCCFRNGGSDSLFRRCQRRLIPHPRCLWPFVRRRTQVPRGSPGQVLAGQAMPEIPSGLHLHIVPVQEEIWEPMEAQTHAPGQYAEIATPAAPAVEPEPAWEEPPPERVLELEGAPAKDQIKEDLPEIMAPTVATGLSPGAESVGGERSGRERVTSTASASSSHAAPHPGHGGKHGGGDQGIQTGLLYIAGKEVLSFIRTTALLLQCLFVVLILLGYILEQKVLKSIKRRLGRRVPVAPPALRRNLLCQAWMRVCNWASRLFAPNVLPRTGS
- the LOC129029890 gene encoding CMT1A duplicated region transcript 15 protein-like protein isoform X2, which encodes MPKKAHPSPQMPVALCKKAHPAPGQYAEIATPAAPAVEPEPAWEEPPPERVLELEGAPAKDQIKEDLPEIMAPTVATGLSPGAESVGGERSGRERVTSTASASSSHAAPHPGHGGKHGGGDQGIQTGLLYIAGKEVLSFIRTTALLLQCLFVVLILLGYILEQKVLKSIKRRLGRRVPVAPPALRRNLLCQAWMRVCNWASRLFAPNVLPRTGS